CAAACGTTTTTCCACCAACTCTTTTGTTCTCGCGCGTCACTTTAAACAGACCTACGGATGTACTCCAAAACACTACGCACTGGATGTACGCATCGAACATGCAAAGCAGTTGCTTCGCCTTGGCACCCCACTTGCCCTGTGCGCCCAATACTGCGGCTTCGTCGACCAAAGCCACTTCCACCGCTTTTTCAAACGTCACACCGCCCTCACCCCCAAAGAGTACCAAGTCAATTTTATACAATAACTTTTTTCGCGTTTGCTTTATGCTTACATGTAAAAAAGGAATGACATGTTTGAGCCTCAGTTTTTCACCCTGACGTCCATCTATTTTTTAGCGCTTTTAAGCCCAGGGCAGGACTTTTTTCTCATTATTAAACACGCGCTAAGCCATGGCTATAAAAAAGCGTGGTGTAGTTGTTTGGGGATTGCGAGTGGGAACGCGCTTTACATTGCTTTAGCGTACATTGGGTATGAATTTTTAAGTCGCTACCCGGTGATTCTCTCACTCGTTGAAATGGGTGGTGCGGCGTTTTTGTTTTACCTTGGTTGTCTGCTCTTTTTTGCGCCCAAACCACATCTTGACGCTGCTTTACATGTAAGCGCAAAAATGGCGTTTAAACTCTTTATGCAAGGGCTTTTCTCAGCTCTGCTCAATCCTAAAAATATTCTCTTTTATTTCTCGCTACTTTTTACGATCATTCAGCCTGAGACAGCTTTACATGTAAAGATTTTTTACGCGGTGTGGATGATAGCGTTATTACTCGTGTGGGACATCTTTGTGGCATTTTTGTTTGGCAATCAAAGAGCGTTAAAGCTGCTTCCGTACCTTTATATCGTGCAGAAAATCGTGGGCGTTGGGCTGATAGGCTTTAGTTTACATCTCGCTTTTACTTTTTAGAAACATCGCCAGCTGTGAATCGATGTTGCGAATGTGCAGATCCAACCGATCGCCCACACCGTTTTTGATATAGTTTTTGGCAAACAAGGTATTGCCCTGCATCGCCATCGCTAAAAATTGGCTCATTTCGCCAAGAATTTTTTGGTGCTCTTCAAAATGCTCCATGTAGCCTTGAAAATGAAGCTCTTTCATCAAGCGCTCTTCGTTAGCAAAATGCTCTTTCGTATGGTGAATCAACGCGCTAAACGACTCGGTAAAATGAGTGTAGTCAAAAGAGCTAAGCAGTTCGTCACACTGAAGATGATAGGCATCGAGTTCGGGGCAGTTCAGGCTGAGCATCTATCACTCCTTTTTCACACAGTATACCCAAAAGGAGCGATAGGTGAATGGTTATTTTTTGTGCGTCGCGCCTTTGCCAAACGGTTTGAAAAAGACCACCAAAAACGGCGAAAAAAGAAGGTCGGAGACAATCGCTGTTATCAGAACGATGACTGTTAAAAGTCCAAAAATCAGTGTTGGAATGAAGTTGGATGTCACCATCACCAAGAAGCCTACGATAGTCGCCAACGAGTAGTAAAACATACCAAAAGCAATCGTTCCGTGTGCTCTGTGCATCGAAGCGATGTAGTCGCCATCGATTTGAAGCTCTTCGCGAAAGCGGTAATAGTAGTGAATCGTATTGTCCACCGTAATGCCCAGTGCAATCGACGCGATGGTGATGCTCATCATATCCAGAGGTATATTGGCAAACCCCATGATGCCAAAGATGACACTCACAGGAACCATGTTGACGGTCATCGCCAAAAGTGCAATTTTCAAAGAGCGGAAGAGGAACAAAAACATGGCGCCCAAGGAGAGTACCGCCAACCCAAGGGTCGAAATCTGCGAGGAGAAAAGTGACTGAAGCATGTTGTTATACAGCACCATCATCCCCACAAGATGATAATTTTGTGGGTCAAGCCCGACCTCACTCTGCAACCCTTTTTGAATATTTTCCAACAGCTCAGAACGCCTAAGCTCTGGGTTAGAGTCCACAACACGCACCACAAAACGCGCCTCATCGTGCTCAATATTGATATACGGAGAGAGCAAAATCTTTTTATATCGCTCAGGCAGTTCATTGTACAAAAGAGCTAGCTCAAAATTGTCAAAATCGTTGCCATTTTTAAGAATGCGTCCGACTTTTGAAAGCGTTCCAAGCGAGGAGACATTGCCAATTTCGGGTAACGAGAGCAGATAGTCGTGGACGTTTAAGATGGTCTGCATTTTCTGCGCCGTGAACCAATACTGTGCGTCGTTGTTCATAGCATTGAACTCTTCTTCAAACCCATCGATAGCAGAGGCCGCATCCTCATTGTTTGCTTTCTGCGCAGGTGCTTTTGGAAATTTAACCACAATTTCTAGAGGAGTCGTTCCACCTAAATTGTTGTCAATCTTCTTCATACCTTTGTAAATCTCAGTACTCTTTTTAAAGTAGTTGATAAAACTGTTTTCAACCACCAACCGAGATGCACCTACAATGCTAAATAACCCAAGTGCAATGACCACCGTTACAATGATTCTACTGTGGTGCTCTACAATTTTGGCGAAGGTTTCATTGAGGGTAAAGGCTTTGTCAAACACCAAAACGGGTGGCTCTTTTTTGAAAAGCATCATCATCGCAGGGAAAAGAGTATAGGTCACGATTAAAGAGATGCTCACACCAATGTTCATCATCGTACCAAGATCGATGATCGGCAAAATACCACACGTCATCAATGAGCCAAAGCCCGCAATAGAGGTTAAAATGACAAAGATGGAAGGAATACTCATACGCTCAAAGACAATGCCTAAAAGCTCTTTTTGTGACGCATCAGGATAGAGCGCATACTCTTCCCTGTAGCAAACGATGAGATGGATGACCAACGAAAGTGTCGTGATAAGCTGCATCGCCACGTAGTTGGAGGAGATAACCGTGACTTCAAGCCCTAAAAGGGCATTGATGCCCGTGGTAATAACCACAGCGCTGATGGAGACGATAATCGGCAAAACCACAAAGCGAATTTGACGGAAGATAATCCACAAAATGGCAATCATAATGACTAAAATAGCAATACCGTAAATCTTGATGTCATCTTTCACAAAGCTGATCATATCATCAGCAATCATGATAACCCCACCCAAGAAAAGATCACCCTCGCCTTTGTAAGGCTTAAGGGTTGCTCTCACCGTTTCAATCAGACGATGGGTCTCATCACGAGTACTATCACGATACACTTTAAACGCTTTTTTAGCAGCGTCATACTGGGTTTTTTCGTCTTGCGTTAATGCTCTTTCTTGCTCTAAAAGAAGGTATTTGTTGCGATTCGTGAGTAACTCAGTGTAAGTGAGATCATCTTTAAGATTAACTACAATCGCCGTTGTTTTAAAATCTTCACTGACAAGATTTTGCGCATACAAAGGGCTACTAGTCAGCTCTTTTTGCACTAAGGCTTTGTCAATACCCGGCGATTCGAGTGTTTGAACATTGCCAATAATCTCTTGAATCGGTCGAGGGGGACTTTGCAAAAGTGGGACATCTAACAAAGATGTGACGCTCTCAACACCTTCAATTTTGAGCAAAGAGGCTTTGAGATTTCGAATGGTGGAGAGCGTAGCATCGGAGAGTAGATACTCTTTAGGACTAAACGAGATGACTAAATAATCAGGGCTAATGTAACGAGCGTGTACTTCGCGTGTGAGTTTAAGGTCTTGATCATTTTCAAGCAACAGTGTCTCAGCCGAAGCATCAATACTCAAATTCTGTGCGTAATAGCCAAAAATACCCGTAAGAATCGTAACAGTGAGCAGTACGGCTTTAAAGTGCTTTGTAATAAAATGGGTATAGTGTTTTAACATTCTGATTCAACTTTCTTCTAAAAATATACATGTAAAGGCAAACGCACAGGCTCTCAGTCCCACTTCCAAACAACACTAATGCCACCTGTTTTTTCATTATTAGAAGAGGTGAGCCCTTTTGTTTCAACATCAATTGATTTAAGATAAAAAGAGACTTTTAACGCATCGTAAAAGAGGTCAAGGGCTAGTTTTTCACCAACCATGTAGTCTAATTTATCGAGATTATATCCCTCATCAATCGCTTCGTCAATTAAATAATAGGTATTAAATTTATTGTAAAAAACACCAAAAGATAATGCCCAGTTAAAACTTTTTGTAGGTTCATAATTGAGCAGTGAACTCTCATGCGCCCCTATAAAATTTCCAGTGGTGATAAAACTGCGCATAGGAATACTGCTCAGCCTTAAAGAGGTGCCTACTAATGCGCCAGTGTAAAAATTCCCCAGATCAGCTTTGACATGGGTTGTAAGATCTAGGCTTAAATCTTGAATCGAAATAGGATCTGTTTTATAACCAACGTTATACGAAATCCCATAGGTAAATTCATCATCCAACTGGTTATCCCAGCCCTTTGGTTCATCAAATCCAAACACAGAATGAAAGCTTTTTTGTAAGGTATCCGCTTGTGCAAAAGGACCAACCATGCCTATATTCACACCCACCTCATGAAAGAAATTTGCAGATGATTTGTAAGCTAACATGTTTAAGGCGACATAACCAGCATAAGGAGAATCATTCAGATCTCTTGTACGGATGTCTTTGTTTTCAGGTGTAAAAATCGCATGTGAGATCGAAAAAGCGACATTTTTTTGCTCTAAATCAATAAAAGGTAACAGATCTGGAAACGAAGTATCGCGCTCACTCATCCAAATAAAGTACATCCCATTGGTATAATGATGATCTTGCCCAACCATGGCATCATTTTCCAAAACAAGCGATGCGGTGTCCGCATACGCCAAAGAGATTATTAAAAATAAAGAACATTTTTTTACAAAACCCATTTTCACTGTTGCCCCCAATAATATTAAATCATGCTAAATCGTGTATTATAGCAAAATTGTCCTATTTTAAGAAATTTCTCAGCATTAAACACCTTGAAATAGGCATATTAGCGTTTTATCTTCATGGATAGCTATGTCAATGACACTAGAATGAAAAAATGAGGAGGAAATAAAATGTGGCGGACAGAGAGGGATTTGAACCCTCGGTCAGGTTACCCCGACGCATCCTTAGCAGGGATGTGGTTTCAGCCACTCACCCATCTGTCCAAGTAAAAAGTAGAGTGCAAGTATAGCAAAAGTAACTAATAAACGGCTTAAGAGCGTTTTCTTAAGCCGTTTATCGGTTAGATATAAGCAGCATCGGGTGATTTTAAAAGTCTATCAAGCAGTTTTTGAAGCTTTTGGACGCTTGATTGATCCGTTTTTTTCGCCTCTTCAATTTTGTCTTTAAGCATCACGATAAGCTTAACACCTTCTATAAATTGCATGGGTACTCCTTTTAAAGATCAGTTTATGACCTAAAAAAGCAAAATTTATTCCCCTAAAGGCGTTGTCGTTACAACAGGATGTTTAATGACCCCTTCATAAAAAACTGTACAGTTCTCATCATTTTTTTTCGGTGTGATAGGCGCTGTTTTGGACTTGGTTGAAAAGGAGAGCACCACATTGCTAAGTGCCGTTATCGATGCGTCATCAACTTTTACAGAAGGTTTGGCAAACGATCCGCTCATTTTTTGCTCAAATGTTGCGCATCCTTTTGCGTCCAAAAGCGCTGTTTTAAGATCGATGAATTTTTCATCCACCATATTGACAGCCCCTTTCATCGCAACACGATTCGTTGCAGTACTGAGTGCCACGTCGCTGAGTTGGATCTCAGAATAACCTATGTCGATTTTGGTGTTGATCTCTTTTAAAAGGGTACTGCCGCCTTTTAAGACACCTGTTGCACCAGAGATGAGATTACCAAGTGAGAACCCTTTTGAGCGCTGATTAGGGTCAAGCATTAACGCGATTTTATCGACGTCATACCCTTTAAGTGTCACGTCTGTTCCATACAGTTGGACAAAACCGTTTAAGGTGCTCTTAAATGCGTGCGAATCACCGACAAAGAAAGAGAGCCTAAGATCGCCGTTGGCACTACCTTCAAGCAACTCTTGATTGAGTAGTTCACGAGAGAGGCTTGCCAATTTTAATCCAACAATCTTACTCTTAACCGAGATTTTAGGCTGTTTGCCACTCAAGTCAAATTTGCCAGTTCCTTGGATGAGCGTGTCAAAGAGCGTATAATGAAGGTTTTCGCTGACAGCGATTGCATCTTTCATGTCAAAAGACATCGACAGATCTTTAAGTGCATAACGACCGTATTGAATCTTATCGATATGCGTATCTGCTGCAAAAGAGAGTGATTGGAGGCGATGTTTTGAAGTATCGTAGTTGATGTGATTGATGTCTAAATCGATCTTATCAAAATCAATTTGGGTATTGCTTTTTTCATCAGCATAGACGATATTTGCATTACTAAATTTAATTTTTTTAACATTAATAAGTGGAAATCCCTCTTCTTTTTCAAGGGTTATATTTCCCTCTTTAACCTTCTTGTCAATAATTTTTGGCACGGGAGGCAATTCATAGTTAAATGTCCCCTCTTTAGTCTTTTCAACCAACAAACTGAGGCTATCAATCGCAACGTGTCTTACTTTTATCTCTTTTTGTAACAAAGCAGAAAGATCAAGCGCCACATCAAAGCTTCCAAGTTTTGCAAAAGGAACTTCAGCATGGTAGGATGGATTGGTAATTTCAACATCAAAGATGCTCACCCCAGCAGGTGAGAGCGAAAGCGTGATGTCGCCGCGAATCATCACGTCATAGCCCGTACTCTCTTTAATCGCTTTTTGAATGCGCGGTTTGTACTCGTTAAAATCAATAACTTTAATAAGCAAGAAAAAAGCAACGATACTGAAGGCAAAAAACAACACGACACTTAACAATATCTTTTGAAACATTCTTCCCTCTTAGTGTCTAAATATTTTCGATAATTTTCTTTACGATGCCCAGCGGATCTGCGCTGTGATAGATCGGTCGCCCCACCACAATAAAATCAGACTGCTGCGCTTTTGCCATCTCCAAATCAGCCACTCTCTCTTGGTCATTACTGCTCTCACCAAAAGGACGAATGCCTGGTGTTAACGTTAGAAATGAGGTCGCTGTTTGCGCTTTAATCGCTAAGCTCTCATAGACGGAGCAGACCACTCCATGCAAACCACTCTCATACGCATCTTTAGCAAAATCAACCGCTTTTTGGGCAATGGGCAGATGGTAAATCGCTTCAAAAGAGGCGTTATCAAAACTGGTCAGTGCGGTTACCGCTAAAACAATCGGTGGGTTTGGAAGCGCATTCACACGCTCCATGACCATACGCATCGCTTTGACGCCGCTAGAAGCATGAACGTTGAACATATCCACACCTAAACTTACCATCGATTCTGCAGCATCTGCCATTGTGTTGGGGATGTCGTGGATTTTGAGATCTAAAAAGAGTTTAAAATTAGGATTGATCGCCTTGATCTCATGCAAAAGTGCTTCGCCATCTCGAATAAAAGAGCGAAGCCCCACTTTAAGCCAAACGTCTTCACTTTTGAGCTTTTGAATCAGAGCGATATTTTCAGCCTTACTTGGTAAATCAAGCGCAACACAGAGCTTCATCTATTTGGCTTCTCCATCTTTACAAATCGCGTCTAAAACACCGTTGATAAACTTAGGACTTGTCTCGTTGCACAGCTTTTTCGCCAGTTCAATCGCTTCGTTGATGATAACCGCGTTATCGAGTTCCGAGTACAAAACTTCATACGCGCCCAGTCTTAAAATGGCACGTTCAAGCGTTCCAATTTCACTGAGATTCCACTCTTTCAGATGAAGATTGATCGCTTCATCAATAATGACTAAATGCTCTTTGACGCCATGGTACAACCCAAGGGCAAACTCTTTTTGCTGATTTCGAATCTTTTTTTCTTCAAAAAGTTCGTCTATAAATTTTTCAATGCCTGCATTACCAATATCTTCTGCGTACAAAAGGGTGATAATGCTCTCTCGTGCTTGATGTCGTGTTGCCAAAGCGTTTCCTTATAGGTGTTTGTAAAGGCTAATGAGTTCGATCAAACCTGTCATGGCTTCAAAGCCTTTATTGCCGGCTTTACTGCCCGCACGCTCGATCGCTTGCTCGATATTATCGGTGGTTAAAACACCAAAGGTGACGGGTTTTTGATACTTAAGTGCCGTATTGGCAACGCCTTTGGTCGCTTCGGCGGCTACGTAGTCAAAATGAGGCGTACTGCCACGAATAATCGCACCGACACAACAGACCGCATCGTACTTGCCACTGCTTAAGATTTTATCGAGCGCTAAAGGAATTTCATACGCCCCAGGGACTAAAATAAGGTCTAAATTCTTCTCATCGCCACCGTGACGAATAAACGCATCTTTCGCACCCTCGACCAAACGATCGGTGATAATATGGTTAAATCGGCTGTTGATAATCGCCACTTTTTCTTTACCATTTAGGGAGAGTTTTCCTTCAATAATATTCATAATGTTCCTTTTTTACTTTCTCTCATAATACACTATTTTTCGTTACACTTTGATTAGAAGAGGTTGAGGAACTATTTAAAGATGCCTAGAGGCTTACCAATCGGTAAAAATGACTTTCCAAAATGATGATTAAGTAAGATAGCTCCAGAGCCATAAAACGAGAGAAGTGCAATGCCGAGTTCCGCATAAGCGGCTAGCGTATGCGCGCCATGAAACCATCCAAATGTGTCGCCAATCAGCCCTAAAAATAGAAGATCAATCAAAATAAAAATCGCAAGCAGAACCTTGTTGGTCTCTACCGCACCAATGGTCATAAAAAGCGTGAAAACAAGATACCCAATGAACGCAAAACCAAGCTGTTTGCCATCGGCTTGTGACGCAATAACGTCACCAAAGAGACCCAACTTAATCATCCACGACAACGCCACGCCAAACCAAAAAAAGGCATACGCGCCAAAGGCAGTCGCCCCAAATGTGTTATTGTGTTTAAAGTCAAAAAAACAGGCAATGAGCTGAACAAAGGCGCCTAAAAAAATAGCCCAAGGCAAGACGAGCGAAAGCCCCAGCGTCAACCCCAATTTTTGTGATGAAGCGACCAGTGTCACCATAGC
Above is a genomic segment from Sulfurospirillum halorespirans DSM 13726 containing:
- a CDS encoding LysE family translocator, with protein sequence MFEPQFFTLTSIYFLALLSPGQDFFLIIKHALSHGYKKAWCSCLGIASGNALYIALAYIGYEFLSRYPVILSLVEMGGAAFLFYLGCLLFFAPKPHLDAALHVSAKMAFKLFMQGLFSALLNPKNILFYFSLLFTIIQPETALHVKIFYAVWMIALLLVWDIFVAFLFGNQRALKLLPYLYIVQKIVGVGLIGFSLHLAFTF
- a CDS encoding bacteriohemerythrin yields the protein MLSLNCPELDAYHLQCDELLSSFDYTHFTESFSALIHHTKEHFANEERLMKELHFQGYMEHFEEHQKILGEMSQFLAMAMQGNTLFAKNYIKNGVGDRLDLHIRNIDSQLAMFLKSKSEM
- a CDS encoding efflux RND transporter permease subunit; the protein is MLKHYTHFITKHFKAVLLTVTILTGIFGYYAQNLSIDASAETLLLENDQDLKLTREVHARYISPDYLVISFSPKEYLLSDATLSTIRNLKASLLKIEGVESVTSLLDVPLLQSPPRPIQEIIGNVQTLESPGIDKALVQKELTSSPLYAQNLVSEDFKTTAIVVNLKDDLTYTELLTNRNKYLLLEQERALTQDEKTQYDAAKKAFKVYRDSTRDETHRLIETVRATLKPYKGEGDLFLGGVIMIADDMISFVKDDIKIYGIAILVIMIAILWIIFRQIRFVVLPIIVSISAVVITTGINALLGLEVTVISSNYVAMQLITTLSLVIHLIVCYREEYALYPDASQKELLGIVFERMSIPSIFVILTSIAGFGSLMTCGILPIIDLGTMMNIGVSISLIVTYTLFPAMMMLFKKEPPVLVFDKAFTLNETFAKIVEHHSRIIVTVVIALGLFSIVGASRLVVENSFINYFKKSTEIYKGMKKIDNNLGGTTPLEIVVKFPKAPAQKANNEDAASAIDGFEEEFNAMNNDAQYWFTAQKMQTILNVHDYLLSLPEIGNVSSLGTLSKVGRILKNGNDFDNFELALLYNELPERYKKILLSPYINIEHDEARFVVRVVDSNPELRRSELLENIQKGLQSEVGLDPQNYHLVGMMVLYNNMLQSLFSSQISTLGLAVLSLGAMFLFLFRSLKIALLAMTVNMVPVSVIFGIMGFANIPLDMMSITIASIALGITVDNTIHYYYRFREELQIDGDYIASMHRAHGTIAFGMFYYSLATIVGFLVMVTSNFIPTLIFGLLTVIVLITAIVSDLLFSPFLVVFFKPFGKGATHKK
- a CDS encoding lipid A deacylase LpxR family protein, whose translation is MGFVKKCSLFLIISLAYADTASLVLENDAMVGQDHHYTNGMYFIWMSERDTSFPDLLPFIDLEQKNVAFSISHAIFTPENKDIRTRDLNDSPYAGYVALNMLAYKSSANFFHEVGVNIGMVGPFAQADTLQKSFHSVFGFDEPKGWDNQLDDEFTYGISYNVGYKTDPISIQDLSLDLTTHVKADLGNFYTGALVGTSLRLSSIPMRSFITTGNFIGAHESSLLNYEPTKSFNWALSFGVFYNKFNTYYLIDEAIDEGYNLDKLDYMVGEKLALDLFYDALKVSFYLKSIDVETKGLTSSNNEKTGGISVVWKWD
- a CDS encoding AsmA family protein, whose amino-acid sequence is MFQKILLSVVLFFAFSIVAFFLLIKVIDFNEYKPRIQKAIKESTGYDVMIRGDITLSLSPAGVSIFDVEITNPSYHAEVPFAKLGSFDVALDLSALLQKEIKVRHVAIDSLSLLVEKTKEGTFNYELPPVPKIIDKKVKEGNITLEKEEGFPLINVKKIKFSNANIVYADEKSNTQIDFDKIDLDINHINYDTSKHRLQSLSFAADTHIDKIQYGRYALKDLSMSFDMKDAIAVSENLHYTLFDTLIQGTGKFDLSGKQPKISVKSKIVGLKLASLSRELLNQELLEGSANGDLRLSFFVGDSHAFKSTLNGFVQLYGTDVTLKGYDVDKIALMLDPNQRSKGFSLGNLISGATGVLKGGSTLLKEINTKIDIGYSEIQLSDVALSTATNRVAMKGAVNMVDEKFIDLKTALLDAKGCATFEQKMSGSFAKPSVKVDDASITALSNVVLSFSTKSKTAPITPKKNDENCTVFYEGVIKHPVVTTTPLGE
- the pyrF gene encoding orotidine-5'-phosphate decarboxylase — its product is MKLCVALDLPSKAENIALIQKLKSEDVWLKVGLRSFIRDGEALLHEIKAINPNFKLFLDLKIHDIPNTMADAAESMVSLGVDMFNVHASSGVKAMRMVMERVNALPNPPIVLAVTALTSFDNASFEAIYHLPIAQKAVDFAKDAYESGLHGVVCSVYESLAIKAQTATSFLTLTPGIRPFGESSNDQERVADLEMAKAQQSDFIVVGRPIYHSADPLGIVKKIIENI
- the nusB gene encoding transcription antitermination factor NusB translates to MATRHQARESIITLLYAEDIGNAGIEKFIDELFEEKKIRNQQKEFALGLYHGVKEHLVIIDEAINLHLKEWNLSEIGTLERAILRLGAYEVLYSELDNAVIINEAIELAKKLCNETSPKFINGVLDAICKDGEAK
- the ribH gene encoding 6,7-dimethyl-8-ribityllumazine synthase, producing the protein MNIIEGKLSLNGKEKVAIINSRFNHIITDRLVEGAKDAFIRHGGDEKNLDLILVPGAYEIPLALDKILSSGKYDAVCCVGAIIRGSTPHFDYVAAEATKGVANTALKYQKPVTFGVLTTDNIEQAIERAGSKAGNKGFEAMTGLIELISLYKHL
- a CDS encoding acetate uptake transporter yields the protein MTQDIQHIKHIVADPTPLGLFGLAMVTLVASSQKLGLTLGLSLVLPWAIFLGAFVQLIACFFDFKHNNTFGATAFGAYAFFWFGVALSWMIKLGLFGDVIASQADGKQLGFAFIGYLVFTLFMTIGAVETNKVLLAIFILIDLLFLGLIGDTFGWFHGAHTLAAYAELGIALLSFYGSGAILLNHHFGKSFLPIGKPLGIFK